One Ktedonobacteraceae bacterium genomic window carries:
- a CDS encoding FHA domain-containing protein: MNRITNPDFLAIGMGGTNMMAMLWTVAAGRQAVGVEMRGDPFLGVHWNIREDFYHQLGLIDQLMLERYSEEQLPRRGDGRLFRLAECFYSPHTVAGDIVADEIIDGFDSDQHIVGTIHHVEFIDDRWRDGLPNRVITVLDPPEPPDHPDPRKIRTSMVEVLDGPSTFQAEAASIQKLLRRYLEKLEEIDRKTNSKPRVQLYTHHRVIPTEGEGFIHLPDGRLQVRIEALQEFDFKGQFVRVRVPGSEPIDLGVPELFMIAEGFSSSDARRLGFEQKDVKVDHGDGRGLVVAQADFLAGLIEVLIGGRLRRRISSAFDENGREYWVRQIAVGHENDPEVGWVLVQVPDFKTFDPIVAGLVPVGTDPGSPEYFASYQHLIYDYYMRQAEEILDIPRNQLMQVQMIYGPTLFSLVERVGDDAQVAANGVVAGDSFGNGHFLTSGGAMTGMIGHGYRVLEYWRARDAGASPSIAIRKLADSIKEDTLAWLHVSATEYSQAAPINFGAERIEQINRAGGTDSGARANAIESARRQRHALIPLDPSNWRRLFVRNGRVLSALPELEPDHPLQRPEHEATLLAVMKSFPVAPNQSGPVPATEQESETGAETIRRPESHVDQEQEVGQETIRRPMPVANQPLDVGEETIVRPKIRIGQVAPESAKTYAFLDIEQHGQAPRRIAIKEDAVLIGRADPKSGIKPQIDLAPFDSSTKVSRQHARIRVEGNSFSVEDLNSRNKTRLGDTILAPMQPASLQDGDVISFGPVKATFHLLGTSALPVPWSQS; encoded by the coding sequence ATGAATAGAATAACCAATCCAGATTTCCTGGCGATAGGCATGGGCGGCACGAATATGATGGCCATGCTGTGGACTGTTGCAGCGGGCCGTCAGGCCGTTGGCGTCGAAATGCGCGGCGATCCCTTTCTCGGCGTGCATTGGAATATTCGTGAAGACTTTTATCACCAGCTGGGCCTGATCGACCAGTTGATGCTCGAACGCTATAGCGAGGAGCAACTGCCGCGCCGTGGTGACGGACGACTATTTCGCCTCGCGGAATGCTTCTATAGCCCGCATACGGTTGCCGGAGACATCGTTGCCGACGAAATCATTGACGGCTTCGACTCTGACCAGCATATCGTAGGCACCATTCATCACGTTGAATTCATCGACGACCGCTGGCGCGATGGCTTGCCCAACCGTGTCATTACCGTGCTGGACCCACCTGAGCCACCAGACCATCCTGACCCGCGCAAGATTCGTACCAGCATGGTCGAGGTGCTGGATGGCCCGTCCACTTTCCAGGCCGAAGCCGCCTCCATCCAGAAGTTGCTGCGCCGCTACCTCGAGAAGCTGGAAGAGATCGACCGCAAGACGAACAGCAAGCCCCGCGTCCAACTCTATACGCACCACCGCGTAATTCCAACCGAGGGCGAGGGGTTTATCCACCTTCCCGATGGTCGCCTGCAGGTTCGCATCGAAGCCCTGCAGGAATTCGATTTCAAGGGGCAATTCGTGCGCGTGCGCGTGCCGGGTAGCGAGCCGATTGACCTCGGCGTGCCCGAATTGTTCATGATCGCCGAAGGGTTCAGTAGTTCCGATGCGAGACGCCTGGGATTTGAGCAAAAGGATGTCAAGGTCGATCACGGTGACGGGCGCGGGCTGGTCGTCGCGCAGGCAGACTTCCTGGCCGGTCTGATTGAGGTACTTATCGGCGGACGCCTGCGACGGCGCATCTCCTCGGCCTTTGACGAAAACGGCAGAGAATACTGGGTGCGGCAGATCGCGGTGGGCCACGAGAATGACCCGGAGGTTGGTTGGGTGCTGGTCCAGGTGCCAGACTTCAAGACCTTCGATCCCATTGTGGCGGGTCTCGTACCCGTGGGAACCGATCCCGGCTCGCCCGAATACTTCGCCTCTTACCAGCACCTGATCTACGACTACTACATGCGGCAGGCCGAGGAAATCCTGGATATTCCCCGCAATCAACTGATGCAGGTGCAGATGATCTACGGCCCGACATTATTCAGCCTCGTTGAAAGGGTTGGAGACGACGCGCAGGTTGCCGCCAACGGTGTAGTCGCGGGCGATTCCTTCGGCAATGGCCACTTCCTGACCAGCGGCGGGGCGATGACGGGAATGATCGGCCACGGCTACCGCGTCCTCGAATACTGGCGGGCGCGCGATGCAGGCGCTTCACCCTCTATCGCTATTCGCAAGCTCGCGGACAGCATCAAGGAAGATACCCTTGCCTGGCTTCACGTGAGCGCGACGGAATATAGCCAGGCCGCCCCCATCAACTTTGGCGCCGAACGTATCGAACAGATCAATAGGGCCGGCGGTACCGACTCCGGCGCACGTGCCAATGCTATTGAGTCCGCTCGCCGCCAGCGCCACGCGCTTATTCCTCTCGATCCATCCAACTGGAGACGACTATTCGTTCGCAACGGCAGAGTCCTTTCGGCGCTGCCGGAACTTGAACCGGACCACCCATTGCAGCGTCCAGAACACGAAGCCACCCTGCTCGCGGTAATGAAATCATTTCCGGTCGCACCCAACCAGTCAGGCCCTGTGCCCGCTACGGAGCAAGAGTCAGAGACCGGCGCGGAGACCATACGCAGGCCAGAGTCCCACGTAGATCAAGAACAGGAAGTTGGTCAGGAGACGATCCGCAGACCCATGCCTGTCGCCAATCAACCCCTTGATGTTGGCGAGGAGACCATCGTCAGGCCCAAAATCAGAATCGGCCAGGTCGCGCCGGAGAGCGCAAAAACTTACGCCTTTCTGGATATCGAGCAGCATGGGCAGGCCCCGCGGCGCATCGCCATCAAAGAAGACGCTGTACTTATCGGGCGGGCCGACCCTAAGAGCGGTATCAAACCACAGATCGACCTCGCGCCATTCGATTCCTCAACCAAAGTCTCGCGCCAGCACGCCCGTATTCGGGTGGAGGGCAATTCTTTCTCTGTCGAAGACCTCAATAGCCGCAATAAGACGCGCCTTGGCGATACAATATTGGCTCCGATGCAGCCGGCATCACTACAGGACGGAGACGTGATTAGCTTCGGGCCGGTCAAAGCGACGTTCCACCTGCTTGGAACGAGTGCGTTGCCCGTGCCCTGGTCGCAATCGTAG
- a CDS encoding response regulator, with protein MASHILIIDDDSSLLELYQLLLEAEGYRVTTSRSAYEQVADVEQLQPDLILMDMKLGGKESGFLLLQKLRLYRPTKDIPVIICTAAVQVVREQEETLKEKGIPILYKPFEIDELLRVVQQFLPSSNH; from the coding sequence ATGGCTTCGCATATTCTTATCATCGACGATGACTCATCCTTATTGGAGCTATACCAGCTCTTGCTGGAGGCGGAAGGCTACCGGGTGACGACTTCGAGGAGCGCCTATGAGCAAGTCGCGGATGTAGAGCAGCTGCAACCTGACCTGATACTGATGGATATGAAGCTGGGGGGAAAAGAAAGCGGGTTCCTGCTGTTACAGAAGCTGAGGTTGTACCGACCGACCAAAGACATTCCGGTGATTATCTGTACGGCGGCGGTACAGGTGGTGCGGGAGCAGGAAGAGACTTTGAAAGAGAAAGGCATCCCCATTCTTTACAAGCCGTTTGAGATTGACGAACTCTTACGGGTGGTTCAGCAATTCCTGCCATCCTCAAACCACTAA
- a CDS encoding cytochrome P450 yields the protein MTTSPANQPGPFPFRFFEGQFTENPYPMLANMRAMGAIVEIPLPYGDGMKAWMVTRMEEAVQVLKDRRFTVDRSAVFGERYSKGTDQQFNRGPGFLNHSMIMVDEPDHRRLRGLVSKAFTPKYIAGLRPDIQQIADELLDKVQEQGSMDLVSDFAYPLPINVISDMLGVPRENRAYIREWSQALAGGGNYSREQRRDLMYAFSDYVAQLVAEKRRHPQDDLISHLITQEDEGDHLSESELLSMVGLLIFAGHETTSNLIGIGTLMLLDHPDQLEKLKADPSLVPSAVEELLRYNGPVAAPMPRFALEDIELGGQHFHKGDLVLIMLASADRDETFFTDPEELDIARNLNRHIAFGQGIHICLGAPLARLEGDIAFTTLLRRMPNLRLNVPRDTITWRGGFNLRGLVSLPVAF from the coding sequence ATGACGACTTCGCCCGCGAACCAGCCGGGGCCATTCCCTTTTCGCTTTTTTGAAGGCCAGTTTACAGAAAATCCTTACCCTATGCTTGCCAACATGCGGGCAATGGGAGCCATCGTGGAAATTCCTCTTCCCTATGGCGACGGTATGAAGGCCTGGATGGTGACGCGCATGGAGGAAGCAGTACAGGTACTTAAGGATAGGCGCTTCACGGTTGATCGCTCCGCGGTTTTCGGCGAACGCTATTCAAAAGGAACAGACCAGCAGTTCAATCGGGGGCCGGGCTTCTTAAACCATTCCATGATTATGGTCGATGAGCCGGACCATCGCCGCCTGCGAGGACTGGTTTCTAAAGCGTTCACCCCGAAGTACATTGCAGGCCTGCGACCCGACATCCAGCAGATCGCGGACGAGTTGCTCGATAAGGTTCAGGAGCAGGGCAGCATGGACCTGGTGAGTGATTTTGCCTATCCGCTGCCCATCAATGTCATTTCGGACATGCTCGGCGTCCCACGCGAAAACCGCGCGTACATCCGCGAATGGTCGCAGGCATTGGCCGGCGGCGGCAATTACAGCAGGGAGCAACGCCGCGATCTCATGTACGCATTCTCCGACTATGTCGCGCAGCTGGTGGCCGAAAAGAGGCGGCACCCGCAGGATGACCTGATCAGCCATCTTATCACGCAAGAAGACGAAGGTGACCACCTCAGCGAGTCTGAATTGCTTTCTATGGTCGGCCTGCTCATCTTTGCCGGGCACGAGACAACTTCTAACCTGATCGGCATCGGCACACTGATGCTGCTGGATCACCCCGACCAGTTAGAAAAGTTGAAAGCAGACCCCAGCCTGGTGCCGTCAGCGGTAGAAGAGCTGTTGCGCTATAATGGGCCGGTTGCTGCGCCCATGCCACGCTTTGCCCTGGAAGATATCGAGCTGGGCGGGCAGCACTTCCACAAAGGTGATCTTGTACTCATCATGCTCGCCTCAGCGGACCGCGACGAGACGTTCTTTACGGACCCCGAAGAGCTGGATATCGCCCGCAACCTGAATCGTCACATCGCCTTCGGACAGGGCATTCATATCTGCCTGGGTGCCCCCCTGGCTCGGCTCGAAGGAGACATCGCCTTTACCACGCTGCTGCGGCGCATGCCCAACCTGCGGCTCAATGTACCTCGTGATACTATCACCTGGCGCGGCGGTTTCAACCTGCGCGGGCTTGTCAGCTTGCCGGTAGCATTTTAA
- a CDS encoding PQQ-binding-like beta-propeller repeat protein: MMMIPATRSAPIRSIQAAFLLCTLMAVLAASPLLAFASPKAGGSQVWSFQTGNTVTSSPAIANGVVYIGSDDSNVYALNAATGKKIWSFKTGDQVLSSPAVDSLIAIGSNDDFVYALNP, translated from the coding sequence ATGATGATGATTCCAGCTACAAGGTCGGCGCCGATTCGCTCTATTCAGGCGGCCTTTCTACTCTGTACCCTCATGGCTGTCCTTGCCGCGAGTCCATTGCTCGCTTTCGCTTCCCCCAAAGCTGGTGGCTCCCAGGTATGGTCGTTCCAGACGGGTAACACCGTCACTTCCTCGCCGGCCATAGCCAATGGCGTCGTCTACATCGGCTCCGACGACTCCAATGTCTATGCTCTCAACGCCGCGACCGGCAAGAAAATCTGGTCTTTCAAGACGGGCGACCAGGTTCTCTCCTCGCCGGCAGTAGACAGCCTGATCGCCATCGGTTCGAACGATGACTTTGTCTACGCGCTGAATCCATGA